The following proteins are encoded in a genomic region of Sesamum indicum cultivar Zhongzhi No. 13 linkage group LG8, S_indicum_v1.0, whole genome shotgun sequence:
- the LOC105167792 gene encoding dihydrodipicolinate reductase-like protein CRR1, chloroplastic: protein MSSMQQLSQNNIKVIINGAAKEIGRAAVVAVTKARGMEVAGAIDSYLVGEDIGKVCDMEEALEIPIINDLTMILGSISQSKASAVVVEFTDPSTVYDNVKQATVFGMKSVVYVPRLKVETVSAISAFCEKASMGCIVAPTLSIGSILLQQAAISASFHYNNVEIVESRPAPALDFPSQDAIQIANNITNLGQMYNREDILVDIPARGQVVGEDGVRVHSMVLPGLPASTTVNFSRPSEVYTLKHDITDVQSLMPGLLLAIRKVVRLKSLVYGLEKFL from the exons ATGAGCTCCATGCAGCAGCTCTCTCAGAACAATATTAag GTGATCATAAACGGTGCAGCTAAGGAAATTGGTAGGGCAGCTGTGGTTGCTGTGACAAAGGCAAGAGGGATGGAGGTGGCTGGTGCAATTGATTCTTATCTTGTTGGAGAAGACATAGGAAAg GTTTGTGACATGGAAGAGGCTTTGGAAATACCCATCATAAATGACCTAACCATGATTCTAGGGTCTATATCCCAG TCAAAAGCAAGTGCAGTTGTGGTGGAGTTCACCGACCCTTCTACAGTTTATGACAATGTCAAACAG GCAACAGTATTTGGAATGAAGAGTGTAGTTTATGTGCCCCGTCTCAAAGTGGAGACAGTTTCTGCAATATCAGCATTTTGTGAAAAAGCGAGCATG GGTTGTATAGTAGCTCCAACTCTGTCCATTGGATCCATTCTACTTCAACAGGCTGCAATTTCAGCCTCTTTTCATTACAACAATGTCGAGATTGTTGAATCAAGACCTGCTCCTGCTCTC GATTTTCCATCGCAAGATGCAATACAAATAGCAAATAACATCACCAACCTCGGTCAAATGTACAACAGAGAAGATATTTTAGTAGACATTCCG GCGAGGGGTCAAGTTGTCGGGGAAGATGGAGTGAGGGTGCACAGTATGGTTCTTCCTGGTCTGCCAGCCAGTACAACAGTCAATTTTTCCCGACCCAGCGAG GTTTACACCTTGAAACATGACATCACAGATGTTCAATCTCTCATGCCAGGACTACTTCTAGCCATCAGAAAAGTTGTGCGCCTCAAG AGTCTGGTATATGGTTTGGAGAAGTTCTTGTAG